The window CTTAAGAACCGTGCTGTGAAATTATCTTTTGAAATTAAAGGATGTGGTGCTCCCCATCCCCAATCAAAATTTAGATTTTGAATCGGTTCGAGAGCATTTTCTCCTCCTAAGATAACTGGTACACCCGAAAGGCTCGTATTTGAATATAACTCTCCAATCCAGCCAGTATCGACAACTTTATATGGTTCTATTGAGAATTCGATATTGCTATTATATAAGCCATCGTAATATTCTACTTCAATCCAGTGAACGTTCTTTTCAGCTGCCGGCACATTACTACGGTCCTCAACTTTTACTTTCACTGCATCTTCGCGCGATGAGTCACTTGGGCTCCAGCGATTTAACACTAGTTGACCATCTATATATACTTTTATTCCATCATCGGCACGAGTTCTTATAATATATTCACCAGCTTCTAAACGTTTCGCCGTTGTATATTTTGCTGAAAAATTATCCACTGGAACACCGTTCGCTGGGCTGTTTCGCCCATGATCTTCTCTTAATCGCTTTAATTCGCCTTCAGGAGCAATAACTTTTGCTGCCGTTGGTTGACCTTTCACATCCTTATTTGGATAATAATAGGCAATCCAATGGTCAAATGGCACGATATCTGAGAATAAAACCGCACGGCCCGAACCTTCATAATAATGAGTTTTCACGGTATGCGTTCCTTCTTGTACATTTAACCACAATGCTCTATTTATTGTTCCAGAAGATGGAGACCAGCGATCTATAAGCCACTTCCCATCAACCTCTACCTTCACTCCATCATCAGCTAATGTTTGAACAAAGTAGTCACCAGCATTATAAGTACCACTCTGATCGAATATTGCAGTGAAATTATCGTTAGGTATTGATGGGGATGGACTACCGTATCCCCAGTTATAGTGGACATTCCTACTTTTTTCTAAGTAAAGATTAGAATTTGCTAGTGAAATATCTGCATTCCCTAATACAAAGGTTGTGAGAGTTACTATGAAAGCAATAATATTCAGTTTTTTGAGGTACAAATCCTAACCAGCCCCCCTCTTATGTAAATAACTTTATTCTACAAATGTATCATATCATAAATTTCGACATGTAAATTTAAATTTTATGTAACATTTTTTACTATTATACTAAAATATGTTATATCCAATCGAAACCTGTTGATCAATGGCTAACTCGTTATTTCTTACCCAAGTATCAACTTTAACAACCAAGAATGTAACAACCGAAAGTGTATCTTCTAGCATTTGGCCTAGAATTTAATACAATAATCGGTTGTAATCTAGCTAACCTGAATAGGTAAGAAATCTTTTCTTCCAATTAACCATTCACCTTCGGCAGAAAGAATGTTTTATTGTTTTAGAGACATCACCCAACCAAATCTAACCTCGTATAAATCTTTTAGATTTTAGGTCACTATGGACACCCCTTAGTAAAGCTACTTATTATTTATCCCATCACATATCGGAAAATTCCTCTTTTTATTACATACATGCCTAGACCCAATAAAAAGAGCATTTGAATTTTAAAGAATTCAAATGCTCTATATATTACTTATATAAATACAGGAAAGCAAAAGTGTCCTCTTTTAAAGGCTCTGTATAAAAATCGATATGATAATCGCCCAATTCATAATGATATTTTCTAATTTTATCGTCATCCAGGCTTTTAATACCGTCAGGATCTCCCACGTGGCTCATTACATCATTTACTTTTAAGTGAATAGGAACCTGAATCGCTGATATTTTACCTGTACTATCTACAATAAAATTAACGTTAAACTTTCTGTACCAATATGATTTTTCACTTTCATATTCAGAAATAAAACTCGGCTCACCATACCTCTTCAATACCTCATTAATATCCATCCCAATAGGGATTGGAACCTTTTTAATAAGACCAAATTTAGCATAAGAAACAAACTCATCATCTAAAACAAGTCTGTTATTTTTTTCTTTTCCAATTAGAAAACTAAGGTATTTAGAAGCTGACAATATTTCACTGTCTTCTAAACTCTTTTGTATTATGTCTTTCTCAAGATTAATTAAGTTAATTAAAGGTGTCGTTCCAACGGTAATTCGAACAATTTTATCATTGTAGATTTCAAATACAATCTTGTATTTTTGTCTAATCAGATAAATCCAAGAAAGATCAGTATTTTCATCAGAAAACTCATAAATGTCCGAGTCCTTGTACAAGTCTATTATTTGATTTTTTGAGCTTCCAACAGATAGTTCATCTTTCACAAGGATTTTTGGACTGCTTGTTGAAATTATATTCAATTTGTTATCTTCATCAAAACCAAGCATTAAATTTTCGTTGTATTCAACCAAATCTTTTTCGTTAAATTCAATTTCCCCTAAGACATCTTTAACATCCTTAATACCCAACCCGAGTTCTATTTCATATATATCATAAATATTTGTAGGAGTTGTCACAAATTGAGAACCTTCGGTTAAATCATGTTCTTCCGAGCAACCATATAAAATGGTCAAAATTAATGAAAAGACTATCAACATCTTTTTCATTTTACCCCGCCGCCTATACTTTACAATTATTTTAGAAGACTTAGACGATAGACTTTAAAGAATATTATATGATAGTAGTTATCTTTGGTCTTCCAATTGAATCATAATAAAATCCCATCTTTTCCATTTGTTTCGGGTCGAAAACATTTCGTCCGTCAATTACAATAGGATTTTTTAATAAGGTCTTCATCTTATCCAAATCAATTTCTTTGATTTCTTTCCAATCTGTAATTATGACAACACCATCTGCTCCATTCAAGACATCATCAATATTTGTCGAGGCATTTAAATCAGGGATGATTTTGCATGCATTTGGAATTGCTATAGGGTCATAAGCGATAATGTCTGCATTTGCCTTTTTCAGTTCATTTATAACTGTTATAGCCGGAGACTCCCTCATATCATCTGTATTAGGCTTAAAGGCTAAACCTAGTATAGCTATTCTTTTATTAATTAATTCCCCGTTAAATGCTTCGTTAATCTTATTTATAATTATATTTCTTTGTTGTACGTTAACCTTAGTTACCGCTTCTAATATAGGTAGGTCGATTCCGTTTTTAATTCCCGTTGCCAAAAGTGCACTAATATCTTTAGGGAAGCATGATCCACCATACCCAATGCCAGCTTTTAAGAAATGAGGACCTATACGACTATCAGTACCCATCCCCTCAGCAATTTTATTTATATCAGCACCAAATTTTTCTGCTAACTTCGCCATTTCGTTAATAAAGCTTATTTTAGTAGCTAAGAAAGAATTTGCAGCGTACTTAATTAACTCAGCCGTAGATACATCTGTCTTAATTATTGTCGTATTAAACCCTTTATGAAGCTCCTCTAAAATCAAAGCTGCTTTTTCAGTTTCCGTACCTATAACAGCTCTTTCCATATTTAAAGTATCATATACAGCAGACCCCTCACGTAAAAATTCAGGGTTTGATGCTATATCAAAATCATATTTCCCGCCAGAAGCTTCATTAACTATTTCCTTTATCTTCAAGTTAGTTCCTAAAGGAACTGTACTTTTCGTAACAATAACTTTATATTCGTTCAAATTTTCCCCAATGGACTTTGCTGCACTAAAAATATAAGACAAATCAGCTTCTCCCGACGGTAAAGGTGGGGTACCAACTGCTATTATTATAATCTCAGCGGATGTGACTGCATACTTAATATCTGTAGTGAAATATAGTTTTCCACTTTTTACATTCTTTTTAACTAAATCAGAAAGGCCTGGTTCATAAATTGGTATTTCACCCATAGTAAGCTTGTTGATTTTTTCTTGGTCTATGTCAACACAAGTCACTTCGTGACCTATTTCACTAAAACACGTTCCAGATACAAGTCCTACATATCCAGTTCCAATCACACTTACTTTCATTATTATGTCTCCTTTTGCATACTATACTAGAGTTCTTAACCAGTTCTTTAAATCCTCCCCAATATCCTCTCTTTGAAGAGCAATCTCTACTGTCGCCTGAACAAAGCCATACTTATTTCCTATATCATATCTTCTTCCATCAAATAGATAAGCGAAGATCTCTTTTTCTTTATTTAAAATTTTCAATGCATCTGTGAGTTGTATTTCATTTCCTTTTCCAGGCTTTAAATTTGTTAAAATCTCAAAGATGTCAGGTGTTAAAACATATCTACCCATTATTGCCATATTAGAAGGCGCTTCCTCAACTGAAGGTTTTTCCACTAAATCTGTCACTTTTACAAAGTTTGAATCATTGGTATACGATTTATCATAATCAATGATTCCGTATTTAGTAACATCTTCACTATTAACCGACTGAACGCCAATGACCGAAGACCCTGTCTGCTCAAATTTATTTATTAATTGACCTAAACAAGGCTTCTCGGAAACAACAATATCATCCCCGAGCATGACTGCAAATGGATCATCACCAATAAACTTTCGAGCACACCATATGGCATGTCCTAATCCCTTTGGTTCTTTTTGTCGGATATAATGAATATCTGCAATATCTGAAATCTGTCTTATTTCATCTAACTCCTGTAACTTCCCTTTATTTTGAAGAGATTCTTCCAATTCCATTGATCTGTCAAAATGATCTTCGATTGCTCTTTTCCCTCTTCCAGTTACAATCAGTATATCCTCAATTCCTGAAGCTACTGCTTCTTCAATAATGTATTGTATTGTTGGTTTATCTACAATTGGAAGCATTTCCTTTGGTTGAGCTTTAGTAGCGGGCAAAAACCTTGTACCTAAGCCAGCAGCAGGAATTACAGCTTTTTTTACCTTTTTCATAAATAACAACTCCTACGATTTTTTTATTGCATTAGTTGCGTACATAATAAAATACCACAAAGAACGTAAAAATGATATTTTCTCAATTTCTCGATACACTTGCCAATTTCTTTTGGCCGCTTTCAGTTTATTGCTAGAAATTGAACCTTTAACTTTCCGGTAATATGCTAATTCTTCTTGTAAACCATATGCTTTATATCCTCTTTTGAGTATATCTAACCAAAGTACAAAGTCTTGTCTTGTTCTAATATTAACCATTTCAAAGTGACCTATTTTCTCTTTATCAAGAACAACCGTTAAACAACCAATAATAGTATTCTTTAATAAACCTTCATAGTCGATTTCTTTAGGTACCTTGACGACCTTCCCAGTATCGTAACTATCCTCTGTAATAATACGGTAGTTTGTAAAAGTGAATGCATATTGGTTTTGCAACATGAACTCAATTTGTTTTTCAAGCTTTTCATTGTGCCATTTATCGTCACTATCAAGAAAAGCAACAAACCTACCTTCAGCCGCCTTTATTGCTGTATTACGAGCAACTGCAGCTCCACTATTCTCCTTTAGTTTTATCAACTTTATTCTGGAATCTTCCTTACTATACTTCTCAATTATTTCAACACTATTATCAGTAGATACATCATCTACTAATAACAACTCCCAATTTTGATATGTCTGATTTTGAACAGAAAGTATTGTTTCCTCCAGAAATTTTTCTGCATTATAAACTGGCGTAATGATTGACACTAAATGTTCTTCCATCTTTTGCATAATACCTCTCCTAAGATTAATGCTCTTTCAACCTGTTTCCCATTTCTACTAGGAGGACTAAAATTATCATTAACCCCCAGAACCTCGGTGTAACAAAATCCCCTCTATAGAGAGAAGTGATGACCAAATGTATAAAGAGGATATTTGCTATAAAAAAGTACCTATTGATATTTCTTCTTTTAAAAAGAAAGAATAAGTAGTAGGTTATAAAAATTAACAAAAATAAAAAACCAAATATTCCGTGTTCAAAAATCAAATCTACGAACATGTTATTAGAAGTTGTAGATACAGGTGCTGTATTAGGAAGTATTTTAGTTAATGAAAGAAATTCGTAAGAGCCTGGCCCATATCCAAAAACAGCACTTATTATAGAATGATCAAAAATCCATACAAACGGCATGACATACATATACATTCGACTGTGATGTTCAATATCAAATATCGTGTCCAACCTTCCAATTACCGGTTGAGCAAATTTGATAAATACATCACTTTTTATTAGCACGACGGTCATTCCAATCCCCATTATAACTAACAATCCTAAAAGCAGCTTTCTTTTATATTTAAAATTGGATAACAAAATTAAAGCAATGAATACAAATAAAATTAAAGCTAAGTTAGCGTAGCCACTTACAGAAAATGAAAACAACAGAACTGTTAAAGCAGGAACAAACACAAATAACAAATAGCGCTTTAAACTAGCAAAGACTAATGAACCTAAAATAATTAAATCCAACATGAAGGGGACTAAATAACTAGGTTCGTCAGCAAATGATGTTAGCCTAAAGTTAAAAAGGACGTCATCAGAAACACTATGGACATAAGACCGCGTGTTCAAGTTAAACATAGGAACATCAAATAAAAAATAAGAAAGCTGCCATATTCCCACAATAACCATTATTAAAAGGGACCACACATACGTTTTAATAATGGCTCCAATCTGATTATCTGTTAGTGTATTTCTAATTTGGATAATAAAATACACTATAAAGAAAAAGATACTATAATTCACAACACGAGAAGTTAGAGAACCTTTAAAATATTCCACATACTCTACAGAGCTTAGCAAAGACAAATTATAAAACGAAGAAAATGTCGCTGACAAAACAGGAAAATAAAAGAAAAACAACAATACCTTATGATGAAATTCCATGTTTTTTACAGCTGTTTTATTGAACAAGATAAATAATACTGCCGAACCTGAAACTATCATCGAAATCATTACGGATGTAGGAACAGGCAGTATTTTTTGATACATGGTTGATACTGAATACGGAATTAATGCAAAAAAAATTAAAATTAAAATATAAAAGATATTTACATTCTTTTCTCGAATATAGTTGATCATACTACTGTCACCTAATTATCGTTTATGGTTTGAATTTTAAAGACTTTATCGAAGCATAAAACAACCCTTTTATCGGATTTTCAATTACACTATTCTTCTTCAATACAAAGGCAATAGTAAGAATTAGCGCAACAGGAGGGGAGAATATTCTTCTGAACAGAGCCCCTTTACCAATTATCTGATTGTCATTCATCTTGATTTGCGCTAGACTTTTCTTTTTGTGATAAACAACAATTTCAGGTACATAATTAATTTGGTAGCCCTTTTTAAATAAATCAGTTAGGAAAATATTTTCTTCACCTGATGGATAAATCCCACCTACTCCAAACCTTTCGTCAAAAGACACATGTTTTCTGTCTATTTTATTCAGATTAATAAAAATCTCTATTGACGAAACATTAAACAATCTCATGATACTATCTATTTGTTCTTCTCTATCCCCATAATCTTTGTAATATTGTTCACATAATGGGTCAAAAATTTGAAAGCACATGGCTCCTGCATCTTCTCTCCTAATCCGTTCCACTATATTGGCAAAAGCTTCGGGAGGATACCAGCAATCGTCATCGGAGAATGTAACGATATCCCCTTTTACATACTTCATTCCTTCATTTCTGGCAATAGATAGCCCTTTTTTATTCATTCTAACATGATTGCATTTTTCTTTTATCGGGACTCCCGAAATAATCTCGTCAACTACCTCGTGATTATCTTGTGAAACAATTATTAACTCGTAATTATCATAAGACTGTCCTTCAATTGATTTAAGTAATCTATGTAATTCCTCTTCTCTTGTACCAAGTGTAGGTATTATTAAACTTAACAAAATTATCAACCTCACCACATAAAATTCAACTATAATATTATATCAAAGTTGAAATTATTAATACATATCGATTTCAAATTCTTTCCTACCATTTACCTGCCAACTATTTTATTGTATGCTTTTTATTGATTTACAAGTTTTATATTAAACAGTTAGGTTGGTGCACTTAATTGAAGAAAAATTCAATACTAAGTAATGCAATATATTTATTTTTAAGCAATGTATTTGTAAGATTTTTTACAGCAGCTTCCACCATACTTATCGCACGATATTTAGGTGCTGAAGACTATGGAATATTAAGTGTCGCTTTGGCATATGCATCTGTCGCTGCTTATTTTACTGACCTTGGTTTAACACATACTTTAATTAGGGAAGGATCGAAACCCAAAAGCTCATTGCCCGTTTTAATGAGTAGTTTTTTTAGAATTAGATTAGTGTTATCATTACTTACAATTTTTATTTCAGTAGGAATAATACATATCATTTACCATGATAGTTCAATTAAGAATATTTTGTTAATCGTATTAATTCCAACTATTTTCGGAGCAGCCCTTCAAGGGGTAGGGGCAGCCTATTATCAAGTAACGGAGAGAATGCACTTAACCGCAATAATTAGAACAGTTTCTGGCCTTTTATCGGCCACTTCTCTCCTTTTGGGAATGTTCTTGAAATGGCCACTAGTATATATCGCACCTGTATATGGACTAGCAAATGTAATTGGTGGAATATTAAGCTTAGTTATCGTGATGAAAAGTATCAATATATTTAAAGGGTGGGATAATAAACTACTTAATGGACTTGGAACATTTACGATTAGTGGTTTTACCATTATGTTACTACCACAAATTGGACCAATAATTTTGGAAAGAGTAGCAGGATTAGAAGAAGCGGGTTATTTTGCTGCAGCTTATCGCCTCCCTGCGGTCCTTTATCAAATTCCAGGAGTAATCGCTGCCGCATTTTATCCAGTCCTTTTTAAATACGCTAATGCAAACAAAATTGATGAGCACTATAAATTAAGTCAAAAACAAATTAAGATAATGACCTTTCTTGGAATTGCGATGTCTATTCCTTTCTTATTTCATGCCGAATGGTGGATTCAATTCCTTTTTGGAGAGGAATGGTTAAGCGCTTCATCGACTTTGTTTATACTTGCATTAATGGTGATACTACAATCAATCAATTATCCTCTAGCTGACGCCATCACAACTAGGGGGATGCAACATTATAGAACATTTATTCAGTTAATCGCTTTATGTATCGGCGTATTTTTGTATATTCTTTTAGGAAAAAATTTCGGAAGCATTGGGGGAGCAATCTCCGCAGTTTCACTAGAAATTCTTCTACTTATTGGATTTATGATTGTTTACAAAAAGGGGTTAATGCTATTTTTGAATGGAGTTTTAATTAACTGTCTTTCTTTTATAGTTGTTGTATTGATTAACTTCATCTTAAAGGGACATCTTCACCCTTTAGTTAATAGTCTTACTTTAGTCCTGTTATATACTTTTTTAACAATCGTACTTGATCGCCAACTTCGTTTAGAACTTTTAAAACTCATTCGGACGAAATTTATTAAAGGAAAGTGATTCTAATGAAATTTTCTGTAATTATTCCTACTTACAATGTTGAAAAATATATTGTCTCTTGTATACAATCCGTACTCGATCAAACAATGAATGATCTGGAAATTATTGTGGTTGATGATTGCTCTTCAGATAAAACCTTAGAAATTGTCATGAACTTAGCTAAACAAGATTCTAGAATTTCCTTTTACAAGAATGACAAAAATTCAGGCCCTTCTGTCTCTAGAAATAAAGGAATTGAATTAGCAAAAGGTGAATATATCGCTTTTTTAGATAGTGATGATTGGTGGGATAAAAACCGTTTAGCCAATATGTATAAAGAAGCAAAACGCTACAATGCTGACATGATATGTGATGATCAATTATTAATTAATGATAATGATACAGACCCTTGGGGAACCATTTTCAAAAACGGAAATATTTTAATTCATAAAGCAACACCTTTTAATGCTGAAGAGTTTATTATAAAAGACATCGGTTTAAAACCAATTTTCAAGAAAGAATTTATTGATACAAAAAAAATTAAATTTAACGAGAACCTACGTTACGGAGAAGATTACCTATTTTTCCTAGATTGTTTAACTAATGGTGCGAAAGCCATTTTACTTCCAGAAGCCTACTATTATTACAGAGCACGTGAAGGATCTTTAGTAACTAATCAACTGAAACTATATAAACAAACATTCGAAACTACTGAAGATTTGTTGAAGGATCCTTCTTATAGCTCTGTACATGATGCTTTATTAATAAGAAGAAAGCGAATTAAGGAAGCTCTTAAATACTACATGATAATGCAACCAATCAAAGATGGGGAGTATTTAAGTGGAATGATTGAACTTATAAAATCACCCCAAACCATTTTTATATTCTTAAAAAGATTTCCAAAGATCGTTAACAACCGAGTGCTACGAAAATTGAAAGGGAATGAATAAAGTGATTGACCAATCAAAAAAACACATTTCATTTTTACTTAATAATTTTGAAGAAGGGGGGGTTGAAAGAATTTTCATTAACTTAGCTACAGAATTAAGTACCAGGGGATATACCGTTTCATTTATTTGTTTTAAAAAGAACGGAGGTTTTCTCGATCAAGTCCCTTCTAATATCCAAATAATAGAACTTAATGTTAAAAGAGCAATTAGTAGTATTCCAAAATTAATTTATACACTGAATAAAGAAAAGGTAGACGTCCTTATTTCTGCCAAGCATTATATTAACATTGTAGCTGCACTAGCAAACAAACTTTCATTTCATAATACAAAATTAATCTTATCGGGTCATGGTATGTATCATAGAAAAAAAATAGACCCATTACCAACGCTGATGAAAATGTTTTATCCTACAGCTGATGCTATTATTGCTGTCTCTAAAGGTGTAGCCGAAGACATTTCTAAAATAACAAATATACCCATGAGTATGATTGACGTAATATATAACCCGGTTATTACAAACCATTTCATAGAAAAAGCCTCTAACACCAGTGATTTAAAAGTTGGATCAAAAGAAAAATTAATTGTTTCTGTTGGAAGGCTTTCTGAAGAAAAAGATTATAAAACGCTAATTATGGCATTCAAAACAGTCGTTGAAAAAGTACCTTCAAAATTAATTATTGTTGGCGAAGGTCCACAGCGAAGAGAGCTAGAGAAGCTAATAACAGAATTAAATTTACAGAAGCATGTAGAACTCCCTGGTTTTAAAGAAAACCCTTATGATTATATGAAAAAGTGTGATTTGTTTGTTCTTTCATCAAAAACAGAAGGTTTACCCACTGTTTTAATTGAGGCTCTATTTTTTAGAAAGAAAATTATCTCAACAGATTGTCCTAGTGGACCTCGAGAAATTTTAGAAGGTGGCAAGTTAGGAACCTTGACACCTGTAGGTGACTATAAATTTTTATCAAACGCAATGCTAGAGGCATTAACAAATACAACTTCGGATATTAAATCGGACTTAAGAGAGAAGGCATTTGAATTCTCAACAGAAAAAACAGTTTATGAATATGAAAAATTAATTAACTCTCTCTGAGGTGAACGAAATGAAACGAGCAGCAATTATTCAAGTCGTATTTCTGATGTTTCTAATCTCTGGATGCGGTAACGATGTGTTAAAATTCAGAAATGTTCTAGAAGCTGATCAATATATAAGAAATAATGCTCAGAGTTTAGATTGGGATGTTTTTAAAACGCTTCTCACATCAGACTCTCCATTATCCACAGATAAATTTCACAAATTAAAGAGTATTCCTTTCAAAGAAATTAGTACTTCTCATGTCGTAGTTGATAATAAACTATACAGATTTAGTAGTGGTAAGGAATTAATCTATGTTTCTGAGTGGGTTGAAGATGATGGTACACTGAAGCTATACGATATAAATTATCTAGAAGAGTAGCTTTCACAAGTAATCTAAAGAAGGATGAGCGTTCATGAATAAAAGAAAACATATTCTCGTTCCATTAATTTCAATATTTATTATTATCTTTGTTATTGTTTGTATATATTTATTAAACTTATGGTATCAAGCAACTTCAACTGTCGAAAATATTCAAGAAGACATTGGACGAGATAAATCAGATAAACGTGAAGAAGAAGTTGTATTTGAGAAGCGTGACCCAATCTCAATTCTATTAATGGGCGTCGATGAAAGAAAAGGGGATAAAGGTCGATCCGACTCACTTATTCTTATGACCATTAACCCTAATCAGGAATCAATTGAAATGTTAAGTATCCCTCGAGATACACGTACAGAAATTGTTGGAAAAGGAATTCAAGACAAAATTAATCACGCCTACGCATTTGGCGGAACGGAAATGGCTATAAACACTGTCGAAAACTTTT of the Bacillus kexueae genome contains:
- a CDS encoding PA14 domain-containing protein, producing MYLKKLNIIAFIVTLTTFVLGNADISLANSNLYLEKSRNVHYNWGYGSPSPSIPNDNFTAIFDQSGTYNAGDYFVQTLADDGVKVEVDGKWLIDRWSPSSGTINRALWLNVQEGTHTVKTHYYEGSGRAVLFSDIVPFDHWIAYYYPNKDVKGQPTAAKVIAPEGELKRLREDHGRNSPANGVPVDNFSAKYTTAKRLEAGEYIIRTRADDGIKVYIDGQLVLNRWSPSDSSREDAVKVKVEDRSNVPAAEKNVHWIEVEYYDGLYNSNIEFSIEPYKVVDTGWIGELYSNTSLSGVPVILGGENALEPIQNLNFDWGWGAPHPLISKDNFTARFLREIDFETGFYTFEVKVDDGVRLWVDDKLVIDSWGPNDGQTRTGKVLIDQGRHQVKVEVLELTQRSKISLNYFRDENKSYVRKEQRVHYNWGYNAPSSSITPDYFTAIFDQSGTYNAGDYFVQTLADDGVKVEVDGKWLIDRWSPSSGTINRALWLNVQEGTHTVKTHYYEGSGRAVLFSDIVPFDHWIAYYYPNKDVKGQPTAAKVIAPEGELKRLREDHGRNSPANGVPVDNFSAKYTTAKRLEAGEYIIRTRADDGIKVYIDGQLVLNRWSPSDSSREDAVKVKVEDRSNVPAAEKNVHWIEVEYYDGLYNSNIEFSIEPYKV
- a CDS encoding UDP-glucose dehydrogenase family protein, translated to MKVSVIGTGYVGLVSGTCFSEIGHEVTCVDIDQEKINKLTMGEIPIYEPGLSDLVKKNVKSGKLYFTTDIKYAVTSAEIIIIAVGTPPLPSGEADLSYIFSAAKSIGENLNEYKVIVTKSTVPLGTNLKIKEIVNEASGGKYDFDIASNPEFLREGSAVYDTLNMERAVIGTETEKAALILEELHKGFNTTIIKTDVSTAELIKYAANSFLATKISFINEMAKLAEKFGADINKIAEGMGTDSRIGPHFLKAGIGYGGSCFPKDISALLATGIKNGIDLPILEAVTKVNVQQRNIIINKINEAFNGELINKRIAILGLAFKPNTDDMRESPAITVINELKKANADIIAYDPIAIPNACKIIPDLNASTNIDDVLNGADGVVIITDWKEIKEIDLDKMKTLLKNPIVIDGRNVFDPKQMEKMGFYYDSIGRPKITTII
- the galU gene encoding UTP--glucose-1-phosphate uridylyltransferase GalU; this encodes MKKVKKAVIPAAGLGTRFLPATKAQPKEMLPIVDKPTIQYIIEEAVASGIEDILIVTGRGKRAIEDHFDRSMELEESLQNKGKLQELDEIRQISDIADIHYIRQKEPKGLGHAIWCARKFIGDDPFAVMLGDDIVVSEKPCLGQLINKFEQTGSSVIGVQSVNSEDVTKYGIIDYDKSYTNDSNFVKVTDLVEKPSVEEAPSNMAIMGRYVLTPDIFEILTNLKPGKGNEIQLTDALKILNKEKEIFAYLFDGRRYDIGNKYGFVQATVEIALQREDIGEDLKNWLRTLV
- a CDS encoding glycosyltransferase family 2 protein, whose amino-acid sequence is MQKMEEHLVSIITPVYNAEKFLEETILSVQNQTYQNWELLLVDDVSTDNSVEIIEKYSKEDSRIKLIKLKENSGAAVARNTAIKAAEGRFVAFLDSDDKWHNEKLEKQIEFMLQNQYAFTFTNYRIITEDSYDTGKVVKVPKEIDYEGLLKNTIIGCLTVVLDKEKIGHFEMVNIRTRQDFVLWLDILKRGYKAYGLQEELAYYRKVKGSISSNKLKAAKRNWQVYREIEKISFLRSLWYFIMYATNAIKKS
- a CDS encoding O-antigen ligase family protein; this encodes MINYIREKNVNIFYILILIFFALIPYSVSTMYQKILPVPTSVMISMIVSGSAVLFILFNKTAVKNMEFHHKVLLFFFYFPVLSATFSSFYNLSLLSSVEYVEYFKGSLTSRVVNYSIFFFIVYFIIQIRNTLTDNQIGAIIKTYVWSLLIMVIVGIWQLSYFLFDVPMFNLNTRSYVHSVSDDVLFNFRLTSFADEPSYLVPFMLDLIILGSLVFASLKRYLLFVFVPALTVLLFSFSVSGYANLALILFVFIALILLSNFKYKRKLLLGLLVIMGIGMTVVLIKSDVFIKFAQPVIGRLDTIFDIEHHSRMYMYVMPFVWIFDHSIISAVFGYGPGSYEFLSLTKILPNTAPVSTTSNNMFVDLIFEHGIFGFLFLLIFITYYLFFLFKRRNINRYFFIANILFIHLVITSLYRGDFVTPRFWGLMIILVLLVEMGNRLKEH
- a CDS encoding glycosyltransferase family 2 protein, whose product is MLSLIIPTLGTREEELHRLLKSIEGQSYDNYELIIVSQDNHEVVDEIISGVPIKEKCNHVRMNKKGLSIARNEGMKYVKGDIVTFSDDDCWYPPEAFANIVERIRREDAGAMCFQIFDPLCEQYYKDYGDREEQIDSIMRLFNVSSIEIFINLNKIDRKHVSFDERFGVGGIYPSGEENIFLTDLFKKGYQINYVPEIVVYHKKKSLAQIKMNDNQIIGKGALFRRIFSPPVALILTIAFVLKKNSVIENPIKGLFYASIKSLKFKP
- a CDS encoding flippase produces the protein MKKNSILSNAIYLFLSNVFVRFFTAASTILIARYLGAEDYGILSVALAYASVAAYFTDLGLTHTLIREGSKPKSSLPVLMSSFFRIRLVLSLLTIFISVGIIHIIYHDSSIKNILLIVLIPTIFGAALQGVGAAYYQVTERMHLTAIIRTVSGLLSATSLLLGMFLKWPLVYIAPVYGLANVIGGILSLVIVMKSINIFKGWDNKLLNGLGTFTISGFTIMLLPQIGPIILERVAGLEEAGYFAAAYRLPAVLYQIPGVIAAAFYPVLFKYANANKIDEHYKLSQKQIKIMTFLGIAMSIPFLFHAEWWIQFLFGEEWLSASSTLFILALMVILQSINYPLADAITTRGMQHYRTFIQLIALCIGVFLYILLGKNFGSIGGAISAVSLEILLLIGFMIVYKKGLMLFLNGVLINCLSFIVVVLINFILKGHLHPLVNSLTLVLLYTFLTIVLDRQLRLELLKLIRTKFIKGK
- a CDS encoding glycosyltransferase family 2 protein yields the protein MKFSVIIPTYNVEKYIVSCIQSVLDQTMNDLEIIVVDDCSSDKTLEIVMNLAKQDSRISFYKNDKNSGPSVSRNKGIELAKGEYIAFLDSDDWWDKNRLANMYKEAKRYNADMICDDQLLINDNDTDPWGTIFKNGNILIHKATPFNAEEFIIKDIGLKPIFKKEFIDTKKIKFNENLRYGEDYLFFLDCLTNGAKAILLPEAYYYYRAREGSLVTNQLKLYKQTFETTEDLLKDPSYSSVHDALLIRRKRIKEALKYYMIMQPIKDGEYLSGMIELIKSPQTIFIFLKRFPKIVNNRVLRKLKGNE